The following proteins are co-located in the bacterium genome:
- a CDS encoding ABC transporter substrate-binding protein, with product MSRIRTCLAAAAAIVVTAALGLPAGVWGAPKSSLVVVSGMWSPPNNFSPIYTDSSYGFYPIHFMFPGMLETRLENNQQQFIPALASRWEVGADRQTFTFTIHPKAAWHDGEAVTAEDVLFTVMTISDPKTETNRGAEIATIAGLDTGGKRAPGAQIGFRILGPKSFEVKTKVPVDPTMFLERFGSNVYIIPKHVLAAVPPDQLSKHPFFQRPTVGSGPFKFVQYRTDEFIELAANDNYHLGAPHVRRLFIRIIPPATMLAQLQRGDLDVTAGFGIGEILIEDWDSVKAMGHLKRISFRAPGYQYMLINFQRAFLQDKRVRRAIAHAVNRSLLVSQLLKGEGELAEGPIPPTNPYFNKKVKPWPFDPARAKALLQEAGWDPNRTLVLRVPTGNVLRERSADIIRENLIAVGIKTEIQKSDFPTHIAAMKQGNYDLALLGWTGPTDPNVASQYRTGGVYNYSYHSIAQMDQVLDEGATTADPAKRHQLYDRFQELFADELPVVTLYYPNARTAVATRMTKVLTDAQGLYDLSSYAWLAGPQ from the coding sequence ATGAGCAGAATCCGTACGTGTTTGGCGGCCGCCGCCGCCATCGTGGTCACGGCCGCCCTGGGGCTCCCCGCGGGGGTGTGGGGCGCGCCGAAGTCGTCGCTGGTCGTGGTCAGCGGGATGTGGAGCCCCCCGAACAACTTCAGCCCGATCTACACCGACAGCTCCTACGGGTTCTATCCGATCCACTTCATGTTCCCGGGGATGCTGGAGACCCGCCTCGAGAACAACCAACAGCAGTTTATCCCGGCGCTGGCCAGCCGGTGGGAGGTGGGTGCCGACCGCCAGACCTTCACGTTTACGATCCACCCCAAGGCCGCGTGGCACGACGGCGAGGCCGTCACCGCCGAAGACGTGCTGTTCACGGTGATGACCATCAGCGATCCGAAAACAGAGACTAACCGGGGAGCTGAGATCGCCACGATCGCCGGGTTGGACACCGGCGGCAAGCGCGCTCCCGGGGCGCAGATCGGCTTCCGGATCCTCGGTCCGAAGTCGTTCGAGGTCAAAACGAAGGTGCCGGTCGATCCGACGATGTTCCTGGAGCGGTTCGGCAGTAACGTCTACATCATTCCCAAGCACGTGCTCGCCGCCGTTCCGCCCGATCAGCTCTCGAAACACCCATTCTTCCAGCGCCCCACCGTGGGCAGCGGGCCGTTCAAGTTCGTGCAGTACCGGACCGACGAGTTCATCGAGCTCGCGGCCAACGACAACTACCACCTTGGGGCGCCGCACGTCCGGCGGCTCTTCATCCGCATCATCCCGCCGGCGACGATGCTCGCGCAGTTGCAGCGGGGAGATCTGGACGTGACCGCGGGGTTCGGGATCGGCGAGATCCTGATCGAGGACTGGGACAGCGTCAAAGCCATGGGACACCTCAAGCGGATCTCGTTCAGGGCGCCGGGATACCAATACATGCTGATCAATTTCCAGCGCGCGTTCCTGCAGGACAAGCGGGTGCGGCGCGCGATCGCGCACGCCGTCAACCGGTCCCTGCTCGTCTCTCAGCTCCTGAAGGGCGAAGGCGAGCTGGCCGAGGGGCCGATCCCCCCCACGAACCCGTACTTCAACAAGAAAGTGAAGCCATGGCCGTTCGATCCCGCGAGGGCCAAGGCGCTGCTGCAGGAGGCGGGGTGGGACCCCAACCGGACGCTGGTGCTCCGGGTCCCCACCGGGAACGTGCTGCGCGAGCGGTCCGCCGATATCATTCGCGAGAACCTGATCGCGGTCGGGATCAAGACCGAGATCCAGAAGTCGGACTTCCCCACCCACATCGCCGCGATGAAGCAGGGCAACTACGACCTGGCGCTCCTCGGATGGACCGGTCCCACCGATCCCAACGTGGCCTCGCAGTACCGCACCGGCGGGGTGTACAACTATTCGTATCACTCGATCGCGCAGATGGACCAGGTCCTGGATGAGGGAGCCACCACGGCGGATCCGGCGAAGCGGCATCAGCTCTATGATCGGTTTCAGGAACTATTTGCGGACGAACTGCCGGTGGTCACGCTGTACTATCCCAACGCCCGCACAGCGGTCGCCACACGGATGACCAAAGTCCTCACCGATGCCCAGGGACTCTACGACTTGTCGTCCTATGCATGGCTGGCCGGGCCGCAGTGA
- a CDS encoding M20/M25/M40 family metallo-hydrolase, which yields MTDLQPLYRHIDGAFERHLERIRAFVRQPSISGEGVGMREMSELVRDTVRCLGGSAEIAPTPGWPVVHGAIDAGRPKTLLLYGMYDVQPVEGEEWMVPPFAGEAVDLPEVGRSIVARGIYNTKGPLAGLFNVLESIQAVDGRLPVNVKFVVEGEEELGSRNLPGFIHAHKDRLGADATFFAFFCQDRRGKPVLWLGVKGIQYFEVAARGGAWGGPRTQGVHGSNAVWVGSPAWRLVRALGTMMDDEEQIRIDGLYDDIVPPSAEDEALLENLAKTFDPETQLAMWDAERFKYNLAGAALLRQYLYTPTLNIDGIWGGYTGPGMKTLLPHEARVKMDVRLVPNMEPERVRERILAHLRRIDRDDIQVHFYEGYPPAKTSVNEPAVQAMIRTVRALKGEPEIWPHLAGSAPFYLFRRVLNQPFVMGGLGHGGRPHSPNEYATIDGMRLFERSVCRFLYEFAAD from the coding sequence ATGACCGACCTGCAGCCGCTATACCGTCACATCGACGGCGCATTTGAGCGACACCTGGAGCGAATCAGAGCGTTCGTCCGCCAGCCCAGCATCAGCGGCGAAGGCGTCGGAATGCGGGAGATGTCCGAGCTGGTCCGGGACACGGTCCGCTGCCTCGGTGGGAGCGCGGAGATTGCGCCGACTCCCGGGTGGCCGGTTGTCCACGGTGCGATCGACGCGGGGCGTCCGAAGACCCTGCTCCTCTACGGGATGTACGATGTCCAGCCGGTCGAGGGGGAGGAGTGGATGGTTCCCCCCTTCGCGGGCGAGGCGGTCGATCTCCCCGAGGTAGGCCGGAGCATCGTCGCGCGCGGCATCTACAACACCAAGGGCCCGCTTGCCGGGCTGTTCAATGTGCTCGAGAGTATTCAGGCGGTCGATGGCCGGCTGCCGGTCAATGTGAAGTTCGTCGTGGAAGGCGAGGAGGAGCTGGGCAGCCGCAACCTGCCGGGGTTCATCCATGCCCACAAGGATCGGCTCGGGGCCGACGCCACGTTCTTCGCGTTCTTCTGTCAGGATCGGCGCGGAAAGCCCGTGCTGTGGCTGGGCGTGAAGGGCATCCAGTATTTCGAGGTCGCCGCCCGCGGTGGTGCGTGGGGGGGCCCGCGGACACAGGGGGTCCACGGCAGCAACGCGGTCTGGGTGGGGAGTCCGGCGTGGCGGCTCGTGCGGGCGCTCGGCACGATGATGGATGACGAGGAGCAGATCAGGATCGATGGGCTCTACGACGACATCGTACCGCCGAGCGCCGAGGACGAAGCGCTGCTCGAGAACCTCGCCAAGACCTTTGATCCTGAGACGCAGCTGGCGATGTGGGATGCGGAGCGGTTCAAGTACAACCTCGCCGGCGCGGCCCTGCTCCGCCAGTACCTCTACACTCCGACGTTGAACATCGACGGGATCTGGGGCGGGTATACCGGCCCGGGGATGAAGACGCTCCTGCCCCACGAGGCGCGGGTGAAGATGGACGTCCGGCTCGTGCCCAACATGGAGCCCGAACGCGTCCGGGAGCGGATCCTGGCGCATCTCCGGCGCATCGATCGCGATGATATCCAGGTCCATTTCTACGAGGGCTACCCGCCGGCCAAGACGAGCGTCAACGAGCCGGCCGTCCAGGCGATGATCCGCACGGTTCGGGCCCTGAAAGGAGAGCCGGAGATCTGGCCGCACCTTGCCGGCTCGGCGCCGTTCTATCTCTTCCGCCGGGTCCTCAACCAGCCGTTTGTGATGGGCGGGTTGGGGCACGGAGGGCGGCCCCACAGCCCCAACGAGTACGCGACGATCGACGGGATGCGGTTGTTCGAGCGCTCCGTCTGCCGGTTCCTCTACGAGTTTGCCGCGGACTGA
- the opp4C gene encoding oligopeptide ABC transporter permease → MKRSGPRITGASFWALALRRFLRHRPAVAGLVILAGIAVTALAAPLLAPYNPTTIDPGAFQAGPSDLHVLGTDSVGRDVLSRLIYAARVSLTVGLLAVAIYAAIGTTVGSLAGYHGGVADVLLSRLMDIVLSFPPLVIILFAVSVFGKPSLWNVIIVLGLLGWPGVARLVRGQLLTLRDQEFVQAARASGAADVRVIERHLLPNAMAPVLVAATFGTANAILVEAALSFLGMGVQPPTPSWGNMLTDAQSLTVLERMSWLWMPPGFMILISVLAINFVGDGLRDALDPSLKL, encoded by the coding sequence ATGAAGAGAAGCGGACCCCGGATCACGGGGGCGTCCTTTTGGGCCCTCGCGCTCCGCCGGTTTCTGCGCCACCGGCCGGCGGTCGCCGGCCTGGTGATCCTCGCCGGCATCGCAGTGACCGCGCTTGCCGCTCCTCTGCTGGCTCCCTACAACCCGACCACGATCGACCCCGGCGCGTTCCAAGCCGGTCCGTCCGATCTGCACGTGCTCGGCACCGACAGTGTGGGCCGCGACGTCCTGAGCCGCTTGATCTATGCGGCCCGCGTCTCGCTGACCGTGGGACTTCTCGCCGTCGCGATCTACGCCGCGATCGGCACCACGGTAGGCTCCCTGGCCGGCTACCACGGCGGGGTCGCGGACGTCCTGCTGAGCCGGCTCATGGACATCGTCCTCTCGTTCCCTCCTCTGGTCATCATCTTGTTCGCGGTGAGCGTCTTTGGGAAGCCGAGCCTGTGGAACGTCATTATCGTGCTCGGCCTCCTGGGGTGGCCGGGAGTCGCGAGATTGGTCCGGGGCCAACTGTTGACGCTGCGGGATCAGGAGTTTGTTCAGGCGGCGCGAGCGTCCGGCGCCGCCGACGTCCGGGTGATCGAGCGTCACTTACTCCCCAACGCGATGGCGCCGGTCCTGGTCGCCGCCACCTTCGGAACAGCCAACGCCATTCTCGTGGAGGCGGCGCTCTCGTTCCTCGGGATGGGGGTTCAGCCGCCGACGCCGTCCTGGGGCAACATGCTCACCGACGCGCAGTCGCTGACCGTCCTCGAACGCATGTCCTGGTTGTGGATGCCTCCCGGGTTCATGATCCTCATCTCGGTCCTTGCTATCAACTTCGTCGGGGACGGGCTCAGGGATGCGCTGGACCCCAGCCTGAAGCTCTGA
- a CDS encoding ABC transporter permease: MQQYLLRRVLITLPILLGITMLSYLIVSLTPGDPVQMLIDPNMTRADVEIKRRALGLDQPVYVRYARWLNELTHGNLGYSFSSGAPVAHRIAERVPPTLTLTVTALFLSYLIAVPAGVVAATRRYTWIDYLATLFAFLGISLPTFFLGLAGIYLFALKLQWLPTGGTVTLGGEGGILDTLLHLILPAGVLAVAGAGQVTRYVRSSMLEVLGQEYVRTARAKGLAELVVLRRHALRNALIPVITLAGLQIPILLAGAVITEQIFEWPGMGRLTIEAINQRDYPILMGITLISAGLVAVANLLADVAYSLVDPRVRYE; the protein is encoded by the coding sequence ATGCAGCAGTATCTGCTGCGGCGGGTCCTGATCACCCTTCCGATTCTGCTCGGCATCACCATGCTGAGCTATCTCATCGTGTCGCTGACACCCGGGGATCCAGTCCAGATGCTGATCGACCCGAACATGACGCGGGCCGACGTCGAGATCAAGCGGCGGGCGCTCGGGCTGGACCAGCCCGTGTACGTCCGCTACGCGCGGTGGCTCAACGAGCTGACCCACGGCAATCTCGGCTACTCGTTCAGCAGCGGGGCCCCGGTCGCGCACCGGATCGCCGAGCGCGTGCCGCCCACGCTGACGCTGACCGTCACGGCGCTGTTCCTCTCATACCTCATCGCCGTCCCTGCCGGGGTCGTGGCCGCCACCCGACGGTACACCTGGATCGATTACCTCGCGACTCTGTTTGCGTTCCTCGGGATCAGCCTGCCGACATTCTTCCTGGGCCTCGCCGGCATCTACCTCTTCGCGCTCAAGCTGCAGTGGCTGCCTACCGGCGGCACGGTGACGCTGGGCGGCGAGGGCGGGATCCTCGACACGCTCTTGCACCTGATTCTGCCGGCAGGTGTCCTTGCCGTCGCCGGAGCCGGGCAGGTCACCCGCTACGTGCGCTCCAGCATGCTGGAGGTGCTGGGACAGGAATACGTCCGCACCGCCCGCGCCAAGGGGCTCGCCGAACTTGTCGTGCTGCGCCGGCACGCGCTTAGGAACGCGCTCATCCCCGTGATCACCCTCGCCGGCCTGCAGATCCCAATCCTGCTGGCCGGGGCGGTGATCACAGAGCAGATCTTCGAGTGGCCCGGGATGGGGCGCCTGACGATCGAGGCGATCAATCAGCGCGACTACCCTATCCTGATGGGGATCACCCTGATCAGCGCCGGACTCGTCGCGGTCGCCAACCTGCTTGCCGACGTCGCCTACTCACTCGTCGATCCGAGGGTTCGCTACGAATGA